In Populus alba chromosome 4, ASM523922v2, whole genome shotgun sequence, the genomic window tacgaaGACTTGTATGCAAAGCACTCCCGCCGTATATGAAGCAAAGAATCTGATCAAATTCCATTTAATTATGAAGTTAATTATTTGCATTATGTAATCTACACGAAACTTAGCCAACTTGTTAATCTTTGTCTTGTCAACTTAGTACACCTTCAAACTACCCCTTCCTAATGGAGTCATGTGCTCCTAATACTACTAGGTTAAGCATTCAATGACTGCCAGCCAtgtatttccttcttttttttcgtcAATCCTGATACAATCATGTAGCTGTTGAGCCATGGAGAATATCTCATCTGATCGTGGATGAGACCCGTCTCCAGCAACGAACCTACATGCCTTGTTATCAATGTGTACTAAGCTGTATCCAGCAACAACCTTCACTCCCTTCTCCTTTGCTAATACTCTTATCCTTGCTGCATCATCCCACAGACCATCAGCTGCATACATGCTTGATGCTACTAAATAGCCTGCTGAGTTCGAAGGCTCCAACTCAAGAACACGGGAGATGGCTTCTTTGCCGAGCTCGGTCAGGCCGTAGCTTCTACAGGCACTTAAAAGTGATCCCCAAATGCTTGCACCATTCTTTAGATTATCAGGCATCGTCTTGATCACTTCTATTGCAGTGTCAAGCTTTCCTGCTCGACCTAGCATGTCAACCATGCATGAGTAGTGTTCAAACCCAGGCTCCAACCCGAGTTCTTGAACCATTGATTTGAAAAGGGAGAGCCCTTCCTCGACCAATCCACCATGACTACAGGCAGCCAGCACTGAGAGAGTGGTCACAGGGTTTGGCTTTAAACCATGCCTTTTCATTTCAGAAAACAAAGCCAAAGCTTCTTGAGCAAGACCATTCATACCATATGCAGCAATCATGGCACTCCAAGTTACTACATTTTTCAGAGGGAGTTGATCGAAGGCCCTTCTTGAGGCCAAAATTTCTCCACATTTTGAGTACATGTCAACAACTGCAGTTCCAGCTGTCACCTCTGATGCAAAGCCTTGTCTAATTGCAACTCCATGTGCCCACTTTGATCTCTTTAGTTCAGCTGTAACAGAACATGCCTCAAGAAGATTTATGATGGTAATGACATTAGGCTTTACAAGGTCTCTGTCCATCTCTTGGTAGACAGCTATAGCTTCATCAGGCTTGCCGCAATGAGCAAACCCAGAAATCATTGTGCTCCATGAAACAACGTCTCTTCTCCTCATCCTCGCAAAGACTTCCCATGCTATTTCAATAAGATAGCACTTCGCATAAGCATCAATCAGTGCACTTAGCACCAATTCATTTGCTTCACTGCCCCTACGGATCATCACGCAATGGATCGACTTGCAGTGAAATGGGTGCACAAAATGCTTGCAGATTTGAAGAATATTCACTAGAGTTACTTCATCTGTCTCAACTCCTTCCTTCCTCATTGAAGAAATCAACGACTGGGCTTCTGAATAGTTTTCATTGAGGACAAATCCGGATAGCATAGAATTCCACGAGACGTTGTTCCTTTGAGATATCTCATTGAAAACCTTAAATGCAGAACCAGCATCCTTACATTTTGAATACATATCAATCAGAGAGTTCTCAACAAACAAATCACAATCAAAACCTCTATGAATCACCAGCCCATGCACCAATCTCCCAGTACAAACGTCTCTTGAACTAGCACAAGCTTTAAGAACACTGGCCATGACCACTCCATCTGGTTCAATCCCAGGTACCAACACCATCTTCCTAAACATCTGCAACCCAACATGAGGTTCCTCCCACTGCAAATAGCCACCAATCATCACACTCCAAGAGATAACATCTTTCTCATGCATTTCATCAAACAGCTCTCTTGCACACTCCATGTCAGCATCCACGTACATGCCCAATAAAGAATTTTGAACTGAAGAAATAGCCCAAAAGCCACTTTTGATTACGTAACCATGTAGTATTAGCCCATCATGCATAGTTCCAAGAATGCGACACGCCTGGATTACAAGCACCATCGTGGAAATATTGGGTTCAAACCCAGCAACCCTAGCATTAGTAAACCAGCACAATCCTGCCACTAAGGCACCGCTATCAAGGTGCCCGTGAATCAAAATATTCCAAGAAACTGAATCTCTGCTTCTTCTCATGGAATTAAAAACATCCACAGCAACGTCAAAGTCCCCACATCTAATGTAAAAACCCATGATGGAATTCCCAATGGAAGTGAACGAGTCAAATCCTTGCTTGATCAAACAAGCATGAAGGGACTTTCCATGCCTGTGAGACAGGAATGACCATGCTTTGAGAATGGGAGGAAACACTGAAACATCTACAGTTTGAATTCctgctttttttatttcatggtaGTGGGAAACGACTTCTTGCCATTTTCCATTAGTTGATGATTCTTTGATTCTCAGAAACCAATTAGGGAGTTTCGAACCTGAGACTGTTGCTGAGAAACGCATTGCTTGGAAGCAAATCCTGGACAAAGCCCATTTAGGAACATAAAACTAGCCATTTATGGCCGAACCATCAATACGATTGTGATgcttttgttgatatttttaatacgCCCATGAGAACTTCAAGACCGAAAGCAGCCAAGGAAATGGTCAGGGACGATGATTTGAGTCTGATAATGAGTTGTTCAAGGCTTGCATTGACTGGCTATAACtcaataaaacatgaaaatatggAAAAGCTATGTGAACAAGTTTCTTTgggagaaaaacatttttttgttgaGCTATAAGGCActgtcaatttctttctttagaaCTATTACATGAGACAGAAAATGGGGACAAAAATCATTCTTCAACAATGTCGCATTGTTGAAGATAAGGGTTATCATACTGTACATATCTAGACCAGTAAGGCTTGTACTTGGCAACAGCCAAATCCAACCATGGCTTGTAATTCCCATTGTAGTGAACTACAGCTGCATTCTCTATCTCAGTTTGGTTAAGAGCCGGGTCATAACCAAGTCCCAAGACATGCCAACTTCGGTCCAGTGGATAGGTTAGGTTATAGAAGGTTATGAGTCCCGGTGGCAACGAGCCCAATTTCCAAAGAGTTCTATCCTCATTCTGCAATACAAATTTACCAACCAGTTACAAAAGGAGCAgtcataaaatgatataaaactcaattaaaagaataaaatgttGTGAATAGAAGCTACAGTTGATGAACTTGCCGCTTCAACATTCAGTTATTCCTTCCCGGAGGGATGCAAAACCATAGCATACACCATCTCCCATTCATGAAACCATACCAAGTTCTCCCATGATATCAAGCATGTTTAAACCAGCTACCCTTAAACTGATTTCTTTACTTTCAATGACAGATATatggttattttaataaatactaaTCCAAATGTATATGACAAGATGTTAGTTTTTTCTCCCCGTGTCATAACTAAGTCATATATAGCCAGTTCATGACTGAAAGTAATATTTCAAAATGCAATCCAAAAAGACATTGACATAGAACTTGCATAAGAAATAGTTAAGAGGTGGGAACTTATTAGAAGGATGAGATTGAAGCATTTACCAGATCTTGCCAGTGATGATATATCCCAGTGATATTCGAAATTTTCCACTGCTTCAAGTCAAACATGTTCATGCCAAATGCCCATCCGCAAGCATTTGGATCAAAATTGTTGTAGATCTTTGGATTCGAGAAGTTCAGATACTTGTCAAACCTATGAAAGCTCTCCTTACATGTCTCCACTGCACCATTTACCATCCCTTGTAGATCAATGGACCAAAGTGGTGTCAAATCCTTCTGAACTACAATGTCATCATCCAAGAAAAGGATCTTGCCTAGTTTTGGATATACTTCAGGAAGATAGAATCGAAGATGATTCAGCATAGATAAATATTTTGGATTCCTATATTTGAGATTGTCAGCACCAGAAGCAAGAGAGGAGGGGTGATTAGACTTGAAATAGTATTCTTTAATCCGGGCAGATTCAAGTTGACGTAAAACAGAACAGTAAGAGGCATTCAACcacttaaaatcatcaatattttcaaCTTGTACTGTTGCTTTGGATGGAGGATTGACAATAAACCACATTTTCATCGCAGCAAAGTTCAGTTTATCTGTGACTATATGGAAAACATGTTTCTGTGTATCTTTTGCATGCTGCACGGTGGAATTGATAACCACAGATGTTGCGAGCACATTATCAGAGAAGATGGCATAGTGGAACAAAGACGGATCTTGAACCTTTTCTTTGTCCAAATACTTCTTGTTTTGATAACCATATAGGAAATAGTCAGCTGCAAGCTGCAGAGGAAGACAGTGTAATGGTTTTGGGATTGTTTTTGCTGCTAGTTGAATCAAGAACgcactttttttcttcaaagcaTTTACATTCTCTTCATTTAACTGGAGCATGGCCCTTAACTTCCGAGACATTGTAGGACATTCGTATAGTTGATCCTTTGCTATAGACAAAACATGCCCCATTGCTTTTGCTTGAACAAGTGCGCTGGAGAAACATAACAGAAATATCCATCCATGAAAACCGAGAAACAAAACATATGCCTTGTAAAACAAAGCAATAGACTACATAATGGACGTACCTTGGGTGAAGCTCTGCATCAGACATTGCTTCTCCAATAGCAAGCTGGCTTTCTCTCGACTGTTTCATAAGAGAGTTGTAAAGTGTAGTTGCATTGTTTGATTTGGCAATATTTGCATAAGCTTTGGCCATTATAATCTGGTCCCGCATGAGTTTCAGAGTAGAATCAGAATTTGGACTATCAAAATCTCTCCTCCATATACTGTACTTTCCCTTGATAGAAGTGTCCAAGCTTTTGGACCATATAAATGCAGTTGCTTCTGTCTGGCTGTCAGCAGCTCCTTTATCTTGTCGAATTAGCACTGAAGTTCGGAGTACCCTCCTGTCCTTCCGTGCTGTCTGAAGAGCTAGGAACCATCATAATCTAAATCAACCGAGAAAAGCAAATACAGTGCATACAAGCAGAAGTTATTGACAGTTCACCTGGCGCTGGAGCTTCACTGGGCTCATTGGTAACTTCAAAGAAGATGGGATTCCACCTTCACCATGTTGATGATCCCTCGCAGAAAACAGCACATCATCTTCATGTGTTGCTCCAGCTTTTGATGAATCTTCTAATCTCTGAAACTAATGGAGAGGTAGAGAAAAATGCCTTTCAGGTCTGCAACTTCATCTACTGAACTAAATCAAATAggaaaattgaggttgaaacaTATCTTGAAATCTTAAAACTGATATTGCTCTTAAAGATTGTTGACACTGTTTCTCATGTTGAAAGTCATGACGCAAATAATCCTCCTTTCATAGTAAAGAAACTCAACAAAGTCACTTGAAGTTACCTGGGAAGTCTTTGGCTGATCATGATTTTTATCTGCAGGGTTTTCCAAGACCCAAGAAGGAGACAGGTCACTCATTTTCACCCTACTCGTTCGAACAGCACCAGAAGTGTCACTGTATGTTGCAATTATGTTGATATCCTGGgaagcataaaataaatataagcatCACTCTTAATTGATGTCAAGTGAAAGATGCCGCAAGTTACCATTTCATCTAATTGAACCCCGTGCCCAGCCACAGAAGAAGCATCATGTTCCTGCTCAACCAAAAGTAGGCCAGATGTCAGTTAAATATGTGTGTGTAATCTTTGGGTGTATGAATATTCACTCAAACAAATAATGTCACTCAAAGCTATGCATAAACAGGGTATctcaaggaagaaaaaaaaacacgcatCCTTGTTGCAATTAAAAACTCAAGGAAACAAACACACAAAATCCTTTTCCACGAGTTCATCAAAACACCTAATTACTCTACCCCCACTGAAAACCACGCAATCTTCAAACATAGAAGTAAGACTATATCACCtccataaacaataaaaatcgaGCTCATCTGGAACTGAAAAATATGGaaactttttaagaaaaacccACATTTACTTCACCAAAAAGTTTTTCCGGctcaaaacaaaggaaaaggaaaaactatGAGGGGGGGGTGGGGGCAAACTTATTTTCCAATCTAACCTTTTTCAAGAAAGCTGAGCACCCTCTAAATGACAGTTACACATAATACAGTTGAAGCAGTGAACCCCCTGATTAAGAAACACATCAATCGATCACTATTATTACCATCAATGTCTCAGAAacccaagtcattgtcttcactatcTTCACAGCTCATGGAAAGATTATAAATTTCTCATTTAATGcccataaataaatatttttttaaaaaggaaaaatcaccAAAGATAGATGCAAGCTAAATTAGTCAATTTCACACATTAAGATGGGAACTTTGAATCAATGAGACGAAAAAAACCTGATGTAATCGCCGATGATGCGCTTTGGGCTCTCTTTgactaaaacccaaaaaaaaaaaaagaataaatcatTAAATAGATTAAGCAAAGGGAGATGACGGATTAAGGAATGATTAAGTCAGAATGAGGAAGCGAGAGATCTTACAGAGTTGGATTATAATCTGATAAATCTGCACGAACAACCTGCAccaaggaaggaaggaaggatttaattaattagctaattaagattgaaaaaaaaaaacagagattaGAGAGTATGATTAttataagataattaaaaatgaaaaataccaTGAAGAAGATCAGAAGAAGAGCTAGAGAGCTTGAAGTCCAGaatcttcttctcctcctccttccctGTGCTTCCATTGAAATCagaatttctctttttttgtgcaGTTAGTTAGTTTCCTTCTCTTCCACGCACAGTCTCTCTCCCTCCCCTCTTCACTCGGCTCGCATTACCGGCACGAAAGCAAGACGGTTTGATGGCATCTTTTACTCCTATGGTACTAGGGCTGTGGTTAATTAAGGCTTCAGCTACCAATTTTGCTCAATTATATCCCCAAACTGTTATTTTTAAGTCTTCTTTTAGATTGAGCCGTTAAAATTAATGGTCAAACTTTGACCATCAACTTACCGCTtggtaagaaaaaattatatgtattttttttattatttgataggctaatattaataattattttaaaaaataaaaaaatatatatgatttaattgtattttttaaacaaaacaacactttaaaaaaatatcaattattataatatcaaacgtGTTCTTAAAATACTTTATACAATATAGTTGGTTTTGcatttttagaatttgtttgGTAATGTAGTGAGGTAtaattgaaattgtattttactttattataattttagaaatatttggTTAAGCAACACACATCATAATTTTGCATTAATCATTCTGAAAACTctcttttaaaatgttatttacaaaaaacatatataatttataatttttattaaatttacttttagattgaattgtttaaattaattttaaaactttgacTATCAACTTAAAATACATGTTTAGCAAGAGttaagtagtttttattttattttataactcataaaactatttttgaatGCAAATACTAAACAAGGCATCCTtccatgataatattttaaaattatactttaGATTTTTCTATCTAGAATGACTTTTAGGGCATGTTTAGTAATGtaattgtggtttttttaaagtatttttttatattaaaaatgcatcaaaataattttttttcagttttaaaaaattatttttaaaatcagcgtatcaaaatatttcaaaacatttttaaaaaataatttttagtcaaaaaaaaaaaaaaatttaaaatgcggGTATAACCACATTTCCATATGCTCTATACAAAAAAATGGTTTAACTTTAAGGCTATAATAGATTAAATTGATAGTTAAGACCTTATTTTGTCATATCCGTAATAGTTTAGGAGTAAAATAAATGCGTTAAACCGACGATTAGTGTGGATATCATCTAGACAACGGGTCGGTAGACAGGGAGAGATGGTTGTTTGCCACGTGGTGATTTTGTTTTCGTGCCGGAATGAATGACAGCCAGGTTTGGGCTGTCTTAATGGGCTTTCGAAATTCAACGAAGCCTGCTAATTTAGATTTGGCCTTGCTTTTGCCTAGCGGGATGGTCTGGGCCTAGTTTTTCTATGATTGTCCAATTGTTTCACTGGTAGAGGAACGCTTACTGTTTATAGCACAGTTATAACACTGTTATTTATACTGTGCAAAGCTTTGTTTTACAACCCGAAAACAGGTCCACCCGAGACCTGGCCAACTCAGAAACCGGCCCAatcctaattaaaaaataaaaaaaaatctaattaacctGATGAAAAATCCAAACTTAACCGAATTTGGATAATTAGTCAAAacactgtaattttttttttaaataaaaatttgtt contains:
- the LOC118038900 gene encoding probable galacturonosyltransferase 3 isoform X2, which produces MDINIIATYSDTSGAVRTSRVKMSDLSPSWVLENPADKNHDQPKTSQFQRLEDSSKAGATHEDDVLFSARDHQHGEGGIPSSLKLPMSPVKLQRQTARKDRRVLRTSVLIRQDKGAADSQTEATAFIWSKSLDTSIKGKYSIWRRDFDSPNSDSTLKLMRDQIIMAKAYANIAKSNNATTLYNSLMKQSRESQLAIGEAMSDAELHPSALVQAKAMGHVLSIAKDQLYECPTMSRKLRAMLQLNEENVNALKKKSAFLIQLAAKTIPKPLHCLPLQLAADYFLYGYQNKKYLDKEKVQDPSLFHYAIFSDNVLATSVVINSTVQHAKDTQKHVFHIVTDKLNFAAMKMWFIVNPPSKATVQVENIDDFKWLNASYCSVLRQLESARIKEYYFKSNHPSSLASGADNLKYRNPKYLSMLNHLRFYLPEVYPKLGKILFLDDDIVVQKDLTPLWSIDLQGMVNGAVETCKESFHRFDKYLNFSNPKIYNNFDPNACGWAFGMNMFDLKQWKISNITGIYHHWQDLNEDRTLWKLGSLPPGLITFYNLTYPLDRSWHVLGLGYDPALNQTEIENAAVVHYNGNYKPWLDLAVAKYKPYWSRYVQYDNPYLQQCDIVEE
- the LOC118038900 gene encoding probable galacturonosyltransferase 3 isoform X1 — protein: MEAQGRRRRRRFWTSSSLALLLIFFMVVRADLSDYNPTLQREPKAHHRRLHQEHDASSVAGHGVQLDEMDINIIATYSDTSGAVRTSRVKMSDLSPSWVLENPADKNHDQPKTSQFQRLEDSSKAGATHEDDVLFSARDHQHGEGGIPSSLKLPMSPVKLQRQTARKDRRVLRTSVLIRQDKGAADSQTEATAFIWSKSLDTSIKGKYSIWRRDFDSPNSDSTLKLMRDQIIMAKAYANIAKSNNATTLYNSLMKQSRESQLAIGEAMSDAELHPSALVQAKAMGHVLSIAKDQLYECPTMSRKLRAMLQLNEENVNALKKKSAFLIQLAAKTIPKPLHCLPLQLAADYFLYGYQNKKYLDKEKVQDPSLFHYAIFSDNVLATSVVINSTVQHAKDTQKHVFHIVTDKLNFAAMKMWFIVNPPSKATVQVENIDDFKWLNASYCSVLRQLESARIKEYYFKSNHPSSLASGADNLKYRNPKYLSMLNHLRFYLPEVYPKLGKILFLDDDIVVQKDLTPLWSIDLQGMVNGAVETCKESFHRFDKYLNFSNPKIYNNFDPNACGWAFGMNMFDLKQWKISNITGIYHHWQDLNEDRTLWKLGSLPPGLITFYNLTYPLDRSWHVLGLGYDPALNQTEIENAAVVHYNGNYKPWLDLAVAKYKPYWSRYVQYDNPYLQQCDIVEE
- the LOC118038899 gene encoding pentatricopeptide repeat-containing protein At2g17210, which codes for MRFSATVSGSKLPNWFLRIKESSTNGKWQEVVSHYHEIKKAGIQTVDVSVFPPILKAWSFLSHRHGKSLHACLIKQGFDSFTSIGNSIMGFYIRCGDFDVAVDVFNSMRRSRDSVSWNILIHGHLDSGALVAGLCWFTNARVAGFEPNISTMVLVIQACRILGTMHDGLILHGYVIKSGFWAISSVQNSLLGMYVDADMECARELFDEMHEKDVISWSVMIGGYLQWEEPHVGLQMFRKMVLVPGIEPDGVVMASVLKACASSRDVCTGRLVHGLVIHRGFDCDLFVENSLIDMYSKCKDAGSAFKVFNEISQRNNVSWNSMLSGFVLNENYSEAQSLISSMRKEGVETDEVTLVNILQICKHFVHPFHCKSIHCVMIRRGSEANELVLSALIDAYAKCYLIEIAWEVFARMRRRDVVSWSTMISGFAHCGKPDEAIAVYQEMDRDLVKPNVITIINLLEACSVTAELKRSKWAHGVAIRQGFASEVTAGTAVVDMYSKCGEILASRRAFDQLPLKNVVTWSAMIAAYGMNGLAQEALALFSEMKRHGLKPNPVTTLSVLAACSHGGLVEEGLSLFKSMVQELGLEPGFEHYSCMVDMLGRAGKLDTAIEVIKTMPDNLKNGASIWGSLLSACRSYGLTELGKEAISRVLELEPSNSAGYLVASSMYAADGLWDDAARIRVLAKEKGVKVVAGYSLVHIDNKACRFVAGDGSHPRSDEIFSMAQQLHDCIRIDEKKEGNTWLAVIECLT